Proteins found in one Planococcus citri chromosome 2, ihPlaCitr1.1, whole genome shotgun sequence genomic segment:
- the LOC135833933 gene encoding CTP synthase 2-like codes for MKYILVTGGVISGVGKGIIASSFGTILKSCGLCVTVIKIDPYINIDAGTFSPYEHGEVYVLEDGSEVDLDLGNYERFLDATLYNENNITTGKIYQKVINRERKGEYLGKTVQVVPHITDAIQEWVLNVTKKPIYNDGRQPEVCIIELGGTIGDIEGMPFVEAFRQFQFKVGRDNFCLVHVSLVPQPNATGEHKTKPTQSSVRELRSLGLSPDIIVSRSETPINRDTQEKISNFCHVRPEEVICIHDLSSIYKVPVLMESQGIVQLFSSKLNLDIMRFPKSPEFMQQWKELAFKVEKLRDEVNIALVGKYTKLQDSYASVSRSLQHASIFAGYKLKLIYIDAENLEESMKDENPLNYHEAWKNLCNSQGVVVPGGFGKRGIQGKIAACNWCRKKKIPFLGICLGLQAAVIEFTKNVLNKEDIAESAEFKNDEIPTTEQPSKQSDNESKSEAKSKEVSSSSEKEYIIIDMPEHNTGQMGGTMRLGKKKTFFQKEHWNDSILYALYNRKQVVEERHRHRYEVNNKFVKELEKHGLRFVGKDENKVRMEMLELKDHPYYVATQFHPEYTSRPLRPSPPFIGLILASCGKLNSYISKGRLSPTDLSSSDEDIKS; via the exons ATGAAATACATCTTGGTAACTGGTGGCGTTATTAGTGGCGTTGGTAAAGGTATCATAGCCAGTTCATTTGGAACCATATTGAAATCATGTGGATTATGTGTGACGGTTATCAAAATTGATCCTTACATCAACATCGACGCTGGGACTTTTTCACCTTACGAACATG GTGAGGTGTATGTTTTGGAAGATGGAAGTGAAGTGGATTTAGATTTGGGCAATTACGAACGATTTTTAGACGCTACTTTgtataatgaaaataatatcacCACTGGCAagatttatcaaaaagttaTCAACCGGGAGAGGAAAGGAGAATATTTGGGTAAAACTGTCCAAG tCGTCCCTCATATTACCGATGCTATTCAAGAATGGGTTCTAAATGTGACTAAGAAACCCATATACAACGACGGAAGACAACCAGAA gtTTGCATTATCGAATTAGGTGGCACTATCGGTGATATAGAAGGTATGCCATTTGTAGAAGCCTTCAGACAATTTCAGTTCAAAGTAGGACGAGATAATTTCTGTTTAGTGCATGTATCGTTAGTCCCTCAG CCCAATGCAACTGGAGAACATAAAACAAAACCTACTCAAAGTAGTGTGCGAGAACTGAGAAGTCTAGGATTATCTCCAGACATAATAGTCAGCAGAAGTGAAACTCCCATTAATCGTGAtactcaagaaaaaatttccaatttttgtcacgTCAGACCAGAAGAG GTCATATGCATACACGATTTAAGTTCAATTTATAAAGTACCAGTTTTGATGGAAAGTCAAGGAATCGTGCAGCTATTCAGTTCTAAATTGAATCTAGATATTATGAGGTTTCCCAAATCACCCGAATTCATGCAGCAGTGGAAAGAATTAGCGTTCAA ggttgaaaaattacgaGATGAGGTGAATATTGCGTTGGTTGGtaaatacacaaaacttcaagATTCTTACGCTTCTGTTTCAAGATCTCTGCAACATGCTTCTATTTTTGCCggttataaattgaaattgatt tacaTTGATgctgaaaatttagaagaaagtATGAAAGATGAGAACCCCTTGAATTATCACGAAGCTTGGAAAAATTTATGCAATAGCCA AGGTGTTGTTGTCCCTGGAGGATTTGGTAAACGAGGTATACAGGGAAAGATAGCTGCTTGTAATTGGTgcagaaagaagaaaattccaTTCCTTGGAATATGTTTGGGTTTACAAGCGGCCGTTATTGAATTCACGAA AAACGTATTGAACAAGGAGGATATCGCAGAAAGtgctgaatttaaaaatgacgaaattccAACCACTGAGCAACCATCCAAGCAGAGTGACAACGAATCAAAAAGTGAAGCCAAATCGAAAGAAGTATCGAGTAGTAGTGAAAAAGAGTACATTATTATCGATATGCCCGAGCATAATACTGGTCAAATGGGTGGAACTATGCGCttaggaaaaaagaaaacatttttccaaaaggaACATTGGAATGATTCGATATTAT ATGCTTTATATAATCGCAAGCAAGTCGTCGAAGAAAGACATCGGCATCGATACGAAGTAAACAATAAGTTTGTGAAAGAATTGGAGAAACATGGACTCCGCTTTGTTG GTAAAGATGAAAACAAAGTTAGAATGGAAATGTTGGAGTTGAAGGACCATCCTTATTATGTAGCAACCCAATTCCATCCCGAATATACTAGTCGTCCATTAAGACCGTCGCCACCATTTATTGGTCTTATATTAGCCTCTTGTGGTAAACTAAATTCTTATATATCCAAAGGGCGTTTGAGTCCAACTGATTTGTCATCGTCGGATGAAGATATCAAGTCTTAA